One genomic segment of Actinoplanes ianthinogenes includes these proteins:
- a CDS encoding acetoacetate--CoA ligase, translating to MGTVLWEPPVDVRQTSRIGDYLAWLARERGLSFAGYPALWDWSVTDLGGFWSSIWDYFGVVAHDPPTAVLGDTMMPGTRWFPGATLNYAENVLRMPGIGDDEPVVLAYSQSREPITLTARQLREQVRRVRAGLKARGVGKGDRVAAYAPNIPETYVLMLATASLGAIFSSCAPEFGSRSVIDRWSQIEPKVLVAVDGYKYGDKAVDRRAEVAAITAALPSLEHVITIPYLGIEGDFSDLSGEDALTFEPVPFDHPLYVLYSSGTTGLPKPIVHGHGGILLEHLKILALHHDLGPSDRFFWFTTTGWMMWNYLASGPAVGAAIVLFDGNPGWPSLDALWDLIDTAGITYFGTSAPFLMACRKAGLTPRKRLKGLGSTGAPLPVEGFAWVYEAVGTDLQLLSLSGGTDVCTGFVGGAPLLPVRAGMISGRSLGARVEAFDPSGKPVVGELGELVISAPMPSMPVGFWNDPDGSRYREAYFDVFPGVWRHGDWITIAEDGSCVITGRSDATLNRGGVRLGTSEFYSVVESLPEIADSLVVHLDAADDPNGELLLFVVPAEGVEVDDALRARIARELRGSLSPRHVPDAIFSVRAVPRTLSAKKLEVPVKRILTGTPIESAAATGALANPESLTAFAELAEVRRSTPG from the coding sequence ATGGGCACAGTCCTCTGGGAGCCGCCGGTCGACGTCCGGCAGACCTCGCGGATCGGCGACTATCTGGCCTGGCTGGCGCGGGAGCGCGGGCTGAGCTTCGCCGGCTATCCGGCGCTGTGGGACTGGTCGGTCACCGATCTGGGCGGCTTCTGGAGTTCGATCTGGGACTACTTCGGCGTGGTCGCGCACGATCCGCCGACCGCGGTGCTGGGCGACACGATGATGCCGGGGACGCGGTGGTTCCCCGGCGCGACGCTGAACTATGCGGAGAACGTGTTGCGGATGCCCGGCATCGGCGACGACGAGCCGGTCGTCCTGGCGTACTCGCAAAGTCGCGAACCGATCACCCTGACCGCGCGGCAGCTCCGTGAGCAGGTGCGGCGCGTGCGTGCCGGGCTGAAGGCCCGGGGGGTCGGCAAGGGCGACCGGGTCGCCGCCTACGCGCCGAACATCCCGGAGACCTATGTGCTGATGCTGGCCACTGCCAGCCTCGGGGCGATCTTCTCGTCCTGTGCGCCGGAGTTCGGCTCGCGCAGCGTGATCGACCGGTGGAGCCAGATCGAGCCGAAGGTGCTGGTCGCGGTCGACGGCTACAAATATGGCGATAAAGCGGTTGATAGGCGCGCTGAAGTCGCCGCCATCACCGCCGCCTTGCCGTCGCTCGAGCACGTCATCACCATCCCCTATCTCGGCATTGAAGGCGATTTTTCGGATCTGTCCGGCGAGGACGCGCTGACCTTCGAGCCGGTCCCGTTCGATCATCCGCTCTACGTGCTCTACAGCTCCGGCACCACCGGCCTGCCCAAGCCGATCGTGCACGGCCACGGCGGCATCCTGCTGGAGCACCTGAAGATCCTCGCGCTGCACCACGACCTGGGCCCGTCCGACCGGTTCTTCTGGTTCACCACCACCGGCTGGATGATGTGGAACTACCTGGCCAGCGGCCCGGCCGTCGGTGCGGCGATCGTGCTGTTCGACGGCAACCCGGGCTGGCCCTCGCTGGACGCCCTCTGGGATCTGATCGACACCGCGGGGATCACCTACTTCGGCACCTCCGCACCGTTCCTGATGGCCTGCCGCAAGGCCGGGCTGACGCCCCGCAAGCGGTTGAAGGGGCTCGGCTCGACCGGGGCGCCGCTCCCCGTGGAGGGCTTCGCCTGGGTCTACGAGGCGGTCGGCACGGACCTCCAGTTGCTCTCCCTCTCCGGCGGCACCGATGTGTGCACCGGCTTCGTCGGCGGTGCGCCGCTGCTCCCGGTCCGCGCCGGGATGATCTCCGGGCGCAGCCTGGGCGCCCGGGTGGAGGCGTTCGACCCGAGCGGCAAGCCGGTCGTCGGCGAGCTGGGCGAGCTGGTGATCAGCGCGCCGATGCCGAGCATGCCGGTCGGTTTCTGGAACGACCCCGACGGTTCGCGGTACCGCGAGGCCTACTTCGACGTCTTCCCCGGCGTCTGGCGGCACGGGGACTGGATCACCATCGCCGAGGACGGCAGCTGCGTGATCACCGGCCGCTCCGACGCCACCCTGAACCGGGGCGGGGTCCGGCTCGGCACGTCCGAGTTCTACTCGGTGGTGGAGAGCCTGCCGGAGATCGCCGACTCGCTGGTGGTGCACCTGGACGCCGCCGACGACCCGAACGGCGAGCTGCTGCTCTTCGTGGTGCCCGCCGAAGGCGTCGAGGTCGACGACGCGCTGCGCGCGCGGATCGCCCGGGAACTACGCGGGTCGCTGTCGCCGCGGCACGTCCCGGATGCCATTTTTTCGGTACGCGCGGTGCCCCGCACGTTGTCGGCGAAGAAGTTGGAGGTGCCGGTGAAACGGATCCTCACCGGCACCCCGATCGAGTCGGCCGCGGCCACCGGCGCCCTGGCCAACCCGGAGTCGCTGACCGCGTTCGCCGAGCTGGCCGAGGTCAGGCGCTCAACACCAGGCTGA
- a CDS encoding TIGR03089 family protein, whose translation MMTTIPQALAEAVRRDPAAPLLTWYDDATGDRAELSGATLDNWVSKTANLLVDGVGLGHGDSVALLLPPHWQTAAILLGVSAAGLAADLADLGGDPQPVEALFTTPDRVARAAAWPTVDRYATGLLPLAMPLRELPDGYADFVTEVRNHGDHFRGEPVGPADRAFAGPIELSHQDVLEAAEDRAGQLGFGAGDRVLIDVAIHPDPVDWLLAPLVAGASAVLCANLDESKLDARATAEKVSLVLSA comes from the coding sequence ATGATGACCACGATCCCGCAGGCCCTCGCGGAGGCCGTCCGCCGTGACCCGGCCGCACCGCTGCTCACCTGGTACGACGACGCCACCGGAGACCGCGCCGAGCTGTCCGGCGCGACCCTGGACAACTGGGTGTCCAAAACGGCGAACCTGCTGGTCGACGGCGTCGGCCTGGGGCACGGCGACAGCGTCGCGCTGCTCCTGCCGCCGCACTGGCAGACCGCCGCCATCCTGCTCGGCGTGTCGGCCGCCGGGCTCGCCGCCGACCTGGCCGACCTGGGCGGTGACCCGCAGCCGGTGGAGGCGCTGTTCACCACCCCGGACCGGGTGGCCCGGGCCGCCGCCTGGCCCACCGTGGACCGGTACGCGACCGGCCTGCTCCCGCTCGCCATGCCGCTGCGCGAGCTGCCCGACGGATACGCCGACTTCGTCACCGAGGTGCGCAACCACGGCGATCACTTCCGGGGCGAGCCGGTCGGTCCGGCCGACCGTGCCTTCGCCGGCCCGATCGAGCTGAGCCACCAGGACGTCCTGGAGGCCGCCGAGGACCGGGCCGGCCAGCTCGGCTTCGGCGCCGGCGACCGGGTCCTGATCGACGTCGCGATCCACCCGGACCCGGTGGACTGGCTGCTCGCGCCGCTGGTCGCCGGGGCGTCCGCGGTGCTCTGCGCGAATCTGGACGAGAGCAAACTGGACGCCCGCGCCACCGCGGAGAAGGTCAGCCTGGTGTTGAGCGCCTGA
- a CDS encoding glycosyltransferase family 4 protein yields MTPGRPPRVLVDATSVPADRGGVGRYVDGLLGALGQLGPDRVDLAVVAQRSDAERYRRMLPEAEVIPGPAAIAHRPARLAWEQTGLPLLVQQVGAEVLHSPFYTCPLRSSVPVTVTVHDATFFTEPEHYDNTKRTFFRSAIKTSLRRAARVIVPSKATRDELIRLLDADPTKIDVAYHGVDQSAFHLPTEEEKARVRARLGLGDSGYIAFVGAKEPRKNVPNLIRGWARAVADWPHPPALVIAGGQGHDDDIDRAVAEVPSHLRLLRPGYLRYTDLPGFLGGSLVACYPSFGEGFGLPILEAMACGTPVLTTPRLSLPEVGGDAVAYTTEAPERIAEDLADLLHDDQRRHALAKAGFDRAKEFTWASSAEVHVTTWNRVAA; encoded by the coding sequence GTGACCCCCGGTCGCCCCCCGCGAGTGCTGGTCGACGCCACTAGTGTCCCCGCGGACAGAGGTGGTGTCGGCAGATATGTCGACGGATTGCTCGGCGCCCTCGGGCAGCTGGGCCCGGATCGTGTGGACCTGGCCGTTGTCGCCCAGCGTTCGGATGCGGAGCGTTACCGCCGGATGCTCCCGGAGGCCGAGGTCATCCCCGGCCCGGCGGCGATCGCGCACCGCCCGGCCCGGCTGGCCTGGGAGCAGACCGGCCTGCCGCTGCTGGTCCAGCAGGTCGGCGCCGAGGTGCTGCACTCGCCGTTCTACACCTGCCCGTTGCGGTCCAGCGTCCCGGTCACGGTGACCGTGCACGACGCGACGTTCTTCACCGAGCCGGAGCACTACGACAACACCAAGCGGACCTTCTTCCGCAGCGCGATCAAGACGTCGCTGCGCCGGGCCGCCCGGGTGATCGTGCCCAGCAAGGCGACCCGGGACGAGCTGATCCGGCTGCTCGACGCCGACCCGACCAAGATCGACGTGGCCTATCACGGTGTCGACCAGTCGGCCTTCCACCTGCCGACCGAGGAGGAGAAGGCCCGGGTGCGGGCCCGGCTCGGGCTCGGCGACTCCGGTTACATCGCGTTCGTCGGCGCCAAGGAGCCGCGGAAGAACGTGCCGAACCTGATTCGCGGCTGGGCTCGCGCGGTGGCCGACTGGCCGCACCCGCCGGCCCTGGTGATCGCCGGTGGCCAGGGGCACGACGACGACATCGACCGCGCGGTCGCCGAGGTGCCGTCGCACCTGCGGCTGCTGCGCCCGGGCTACCTGCGCTACACCGACCTGCCCGGCTTCCTGGGCGGCTCGCTGGTGGCCTGCTACCCGTCCTTCGGTGAGGGCTTCGGCCTGCCGATCCTGGAGGCGATGGCGTGCGGGACCCCGGTGCTCACCACGCCGCGGCTCTCGCTGCCCGAGGTGGGGGGCGACGCGGTGGCGTACACCACGGAGGCCCCGGAGCGGATCGCCGAGGATCTGGCCGACCTGCTGCACGACGACCAGCGCCGGCACGCGCTCGCCAAGGCGGGCTTCGACCGGGCGAAAGAGTTCACCTGGGCGTCCAGCGCGGAGGTACATGTAACAACGTGGAATCGGGTTGCTGCTTGA
- a CDS encoding mannose-1-phosphate guanylyltransferase: MSDEQAVLYGVVLAGGTGTRLWPLSRAGHPKFLHPLTGTEASLLQATVDRLDTLTSPERVFVVTGVAHAAAVSRQLTAVPVENVLVEPSPRDSCAAIALAAAVIARKDPEAIMGSFASDHLIADKPEFAAVIRRAMAGARDGLLMTLGITPTRPETGYGYLQCGGAVGDGPALRVEEFKEKPSYDVAEAYVKSGNYLWNAGMFVWRVDVFLSELARQQPQLAAGVRRIAAAWGTAEQEEVLGEVWPTLPRISVDYAVMEGAAAAGRVGTVPGDFGWNDVGDFHTLGEVLTADPAGNVVVGHDTGEAAKPTVLLRDTENLVVVPGSGRLVAAMGVRDLVIVDTADAVLICPRERAQEVKSLVDQLKELGQHGYI, encoded by the coding sequence ATGAGCGACGAACAGGCTGTGCTGTACGGAGTGGTTCTGGCCGGCGGTACCGGAACCCGTCTGTGGCCACTGTCCCGCGCCGGTCATCCCAAGTTTCTGCACCCCCTGACCGGTACCGAGGCCTCCTTGTTGCAGGCCACGGTGGACCGGTTGGACACGCTGACCTCACCCGAACGGGTGTTTGTGGTGACCGGTGTCGCGCATGCCGCGGCGGTCTCCCGGCAGCTCACCGCGGTGCCCGTCGAGAACGTCCTGGTCGAGCCGTCGCCGCGCGACTCCTGCGCGGCGATCGCGCTGGCCGCCGCGGTGATCGCCCGGAAGGATCCGGAGGCGATCATGGGGTCGTTCGCCTCCGACCACCTGATCGCGGACAAGCCGGAGTTCGCCGCCGTGATCCGCCGGGCCATGGCGGGCGCCAGGGACGGCCTGCTGATGACCCTCGGCATCACCCCGACCCGGCCCGAGACCGGGTACGGCTACCTCCAGTGCGGCGGCGCGGTCGGCGACGGCCCGGCGCTGCGGGTCGAGGAGTTCAAGGAGAAGCCGTCGTACGACGTCGCCGAGGCGTACGTGAAATCCGGCAACTATCTGTGGAACGCCGGCATGTTCGTCTGGCGGGTGGATGTCTTCCTGAGCGAGCTGGCCCGGCAGCAGCCGCAGCTGGCCGCCGGGGTGCGCCGGATCGCGGCGGCCTGGGGCACCGCCGAGCAGGAGGAGGTGCTCGGCGAGGTCTGGCCGACCCTGCCCCGCATCTCGGTGGACTACGCGGTGATGGAGGGCGCGGCCGCGGCCGGCCGGGTCGGCACCGTCCCCGGTGACTTCGGCTGGAACGACGTCGGCGACTTCCACACCCTCGGCGAGGTGCTCACCGCCGACCCGGCCGGCAACGTGGTGGTCGGCCACGACACCGGCGAGGCGGCGAAACCCACTGTCCTGCTCCGCGACACGGAGAACCTGGTCGTGGTGCCCGGCTCCGGTCGCCTGGTCGCCGCCATGGGCGTCCGCGACCTGGTCATCGTGGACACCGCGGACGCCGTGCTGATCTGCCCGCGGGAGCGCGCGCAGGAGGTCAAGAGCCTGGTCGACCAGCTCAAGGAGCTCGGCCAGCACGGTTACATCTGA